The following coding sequences are from one Paucidesulfovibrio gracilis DSM 16080 window:
- a CDS encoding S16 family serine protease produces the protein MLGWFGKKQSQPPAGTRQERSKKPKEVPKTVTPSAHDSLRERVESAGLPTEPLEAALAECDRLDAMDPASPEYSISWNYLEYILSLPWDKTTRDDLDILRAEEVLNARHHGLQRVKDRILEFLAVKSLRGVHTPRILLVDDEQIARENLSIVFEADGYEVQAVGNGLEAVAAMEKKPADVVVSDLKMEGMDGMELLQVLRQRWPDTKVIMLTGYATVKTAVAAMRRGADQYLGKPVNLTKLRQYVSDLYKQSLRAQHLHGPVLCFTGPPGLGKTSIGKAIAEAMGRKFFRLSLAGLRDEAELRGHRRTYVGAMPGRILQGIRKVQSKNPVILLDEVDKAIQNFQGDATAVLLEMLDPEQNHAFVDNYMGLPFDLSGVLFICTANTVERLPAPLRDRLEVIEFSSYTPQEKRYIAANHLVPDQLAQHGLDDRLVTLSPAAVELIVGGYTREAGLRGLRQQLASLCRKLARRVLTNGKDQAVSVDVDTVVQLLGPPPFAATAAQANPKVGLATSLVWTENGGEIIFVEAAAMHGNKQLFLTGSLGEILRESAQTALSYIRSHAREYAIDPIFYSTADIHVHIPAGAVSKEGPSAGMAITLALLSLLTGRPARQDVASTGELSLLGEVLPVGGIREKLMAAQVSGLSVVILPQGCAPRVQSLGKDVVGNLDIRFVSTINEAADIALCDTAIPDRTA, from the coding sequence ATGCTGGGATGGTTCGGCAAAAAGCAATCGCAACCGCCTGCCGGGACGAGGCAGGAACGATCTAAAAAACCGAAGGAAGTTCCTAAAACGGTTACCCCTTCCGCACACGACTCACTCCGGGAGCGTGTCGAGTCTGCGGGACTCCCTACCGAACCGCTCGAAGCGGCACTGGCCGAATGCGACAGACTCGACGCCATGGACCCGGCCTCTCCGGAATACTCCATCAGTTGGAACTATTTGGAGTACATCCTCTCACTGCCCTGGGACAAAACCACCCGCGACGACCTGGACATCCTCCGCGCCGAAGAAGTGCTCAACGCCCGCCACCACGGACTTCAACGGGTTAAGGACCGCATTCTGGAATTCTTGGCGGTAAAAAGTCTTCGGGGCGTTCACACACCGCGCATTCTCCTCGTGGACGACGAACAAATCGCCAGGGAAAATCTGAGCATCGTTTTCGAAGCGGACGGGTACGAGGTGCAAGCCGTGGGCAACGGGCTTGAAGCCGTGGCCGCCATGGAAAAGAAACCGGCCGACGTCGTTGTTTCCGACCTCAAGATGGAAGGAATGGACGGTATGGAGCTGTTGCAGGTTTTGCGGCAGCGCTGGCCGGACACCAAGGTGATCATGCTCACCGGCTACGCCACTGTGAAGACCGCGGTGGCCGCCATGCGCCGGGGAGCGGACCAATACCTCGGCAAACCCGTGAACCTGACCAAACTGCGGCAATACGTATCCGACCTCTATAAGCAAAGCTTGCGGGCGCAACATCTGCATGGCCCGGTGCTTTGTTTCACCGGTCCCCCGGGCTTAGGCAAAACCTCCATAGGCAAGGCCATTGCTGAAGCCATGGGCCGGAAGTTCTTCCGCCTCTCCCTGGCGGGTCTGCGCGACGAAGCCGAATTGCGCGGCCATCGAAGAACCTATGTCGGAGCCATGCCAGGCCGCATTCTGCAAGGCATTCGCAAGGTGCAGTCCAAAAACCCGGTCATCCTGCTGGACGAGGTGGACAAGGCGATTCAGAACTTCCAGGGCGATGCCACGGCCGTGCTCCTGGAGATGCTCGACCCTGAACAGAACCACGCGTTTGTGGACAACTACATGGGGTTGCCCTTTGACCTCTCCGGCGTGCTGTTCATCTGTACGGCCAACACGGTGGAACGGCTGCCCGCTCCGCTCCGGGACCGGCTCGAAGTCATCGAGTTTTCCAGCTACACCCCTCAGGAAAAGCGCTACATCGCCGCCAACCATCTGGTCCCTGACCAACTCGCCCAGCATGGGCTGGACGACCGATTGGTCACGCTTTCCCCGGCGGCTGTGGAACTGATCGTGGGTGGATACACCCGCGAGGCAGGGCTGCGCGGACTGCGGCAACAACTGGCTTCCCTGTGCCGCAAGCTGGCCAGGCGCGTACTGACCAACGGCAAGGATCAAGCCGTGTCCGTTGATGTGGACACCGTGGTTCAACTCCTGGGACCGCCGCCTTTTGCGGCTACGGCGGCACAGGCCAATCCCAAGGTGGGTCTGGCCACCAGTCTGGTCTGGACCGAAAATGGCGGGGAGATAATTTTTGTGGAAGCGGCGGCCATGCACGGCAACAAGCAGCTCTTCCTGACCGGCTCTCTGGGAGAGATACTGCGCGAATCCGCCCAGACCGCCTTGAGCTACATCCGTAGCCATGCCCGGGAATATGCGATTGATCCGATTTTTTACAGCACCGCCGACATCCACGTCCACATTCCGGCCGGAGCCGTGTCCAAAGAGGGACCGTCTGCGGGCATGGCTATCACGCTTGCCCTGCTTTCATTGCTCACCGGACGCCCCGCTCGCCAGGACGTGGCCTCCACGGGCGAGCTTTCCCTGCTGGGCGAGGTGCTCCCCGTGGGCGGC
- a CDS encoding universal stress protein: MTLFSGVKKAVDTYYDAASMKHCNTCHVGAWVVCREAYLIEKSGEHSMKTFFKRFGRNRKEMVTEAPLTTEAVRCDQPECKILVVCRGRSFSRGIADYAISMASKTRSSLVALNLDESGRDFAAFSDEARKNIEYFSCKASDAGLNFSHEVRQGKEGTVVAQLHEKEPFRYVMDDSAAVCQSRSTIPVYTRATLQAK, translated from the coding sequence ATGACCCTCTTCAGTGGAGTGAAAAAAGCGGTGGATACGTATTACGATGCTGCATCCATGAAGCATTGCAACACTTGTCACGTGGGGGCATGGGTTGTCTGTCGCGAAGCCTACCTCATTGAGAAATCGGGAGAACATTCGATGAAGACATTTTTCAAACGGTTTGGCCGGAACCGCAAGGAAATGGTCACCGAAGCGCCCCTGACCACCGAAGCCGTTCGCTGTGATCAGCCTGAGTGCAAAATTCTCGTTGTGTGCCGTGGGCGGAGCTTCTCACGCGGCATTGCCGATTATGCCATCTCCATGGCGAGCAAAACCCGCAGCTCCCTTGTGGCGTTGAACCTGGACGAGTCCGGGCGGGATTTTGCAGCGTTTTCCGATGAAGCGAGAAAGAATATTGAGTATTTTTCCTGCAAGGCATCGGATGCGGGACTGAACTTCAGCCACGAAGTACGGCAGGGCAAAGAGGGTACTGTGGTGGCCCAACTGCATGAGAAGGAACCGTTCCGCTACGTCATGGACGATTCCGCAGCCGTCTGCCAGAGCCGGAGCACCATTCCCGTCTACACGCGAGCGACGTTGCAGGCCAAATAG
- a CDS encoding SLC13 family permease: MTPEIITVIAVLALAVLLFIFEWVRVDVVGIIMMVILPLLGLVTPQEAISGLSSNAVVSIIAVIIIGAGLDKTGVMNTMARVILRFAGKSESRIMTLISGTVAVISGFMQNIGAAALFLPAAKRIGNQTGVPVGRLLMPMGFCAIIGGCLTLVGSSPLILLNDLMVVGGTKYESFGLFSVTPIGLLLIGAALVYFILFGRFILPTRSEEESSGPMSSVLTATYDNIGSLYELHVPAGWKNDASLRSLDLRPIYFCTLVALSRDNGQTQIFAPSPDEVIRPGDHLVMVGPEEFVEHMANDLGWAMQPELTTFAEAMSPNNAGILEGIVTPRSEFMGKTLAELRIRERFQVSPLAIFRGDKIFVSGLSDIVIEAGDALLLHGRWEVFHMIKGLPDLVFTEEVKGELLRTEKAKLALLWLAVSLALILGFHIQLSIALLTGALGMVLTRVLTIDEAYQSVDWMTVFLLGGLIPLGMAFENTGAAKYIADSIMATLGTPTPVVLLTVIGILTSFFTLVASNVGATVLLVPLSMNMALGAGVDPRVAALTVAVAASNTFVLPTHQVNALIMRPGGYRTIDYVRSGVGMTVIYMVVMIAALMLFY, from the coding sequence ATGACGCCTGAAATTATAACGGTAATTGCCGTGCTCGCTCTTGCTGTGCTGTTGTTCATCTTCGAATGGGTTCGCGTGGACGTGGTCGGCATCATCATGATGGTCATCCTGCCCCTGCTCGGGTTGGTAACCCCACAGGAAGCCATCAGCGGCCTATCCAGCAACGCGGTCGTGTCCATTATCGCGGTCATCATCATCGGCGCGGGGTTGGATAAGACCGGCGTGATGAACACCATGGCCCGAGTCATCCTGCGGTTCGCCGGGAAAAGCGAATCTCGGATCATGACCTTGATCTCCGGAACCGTGGCCGTCATATCCGGATTTATGCAGAACATCGGCGCGGCCGCGCTCTTTTTGCCTGCGGCCAAGCGGATCGGCAACCAGACCGGCGTTCCGGTCGGACGGCTGCTCATGCCCATGGGGTTCTGCGCCATCATCGGCGGGTGTCTGACCTTGGTCGGCTCCAGTCCGTTGATTTTGCTCAACGATCTGATGGTGGTCGGAGGCACCAAGTACGAGTCTTTCGGCTTGTTCAGCGTCACTCCGATCGGCCTGCTGCTGATTGGAGCCGCACTGGTTTATTTCATTCTCTTCGGCCGGTTCATTCTTCCCACCCGTTCCGAGGAGGAAAGCTCCGGTCCCATGTCTTCCGTCCTTACGGCTACTTACGATAATATCGGCTCGCTCTACGAGCTGCATGTACCCGCGGGTTGGAAGAACGATGCCTCATTGCGGTCCTTGGATCTGCGCCCCATTTATTTCTGCACCCTGGTGGCCCTTTCCCGCGATAACGGCCAGACGCAGATATTCGCTCCTTCACCGGATGAGGTCATCCGCCCTGGCGACCATCTCGTGATGGTCGGGCCAGAGGAGTTTGTCGAACACATGGCCAATGATCTTGGCTGGGCGATGCAACCTGAGCTGACCACCTTTGCCGAAGCCATGTCGCCGAACAACGCGGGAATCCTGGAGGGTATCGTCACTCCCCGGTCCGAGTTCATGGGCAAAACCCTTGCCGAACTTCGCATCCGCGAACGGTTCCAGGTTTCCCCTCTGGCTATTTTCCGTGGGGACAAGATTTTTGTCAGCGGGTTGAGCGACATCGTCATCGAGGCCGGTGACGCTCTGCTGCTGCATGGTCGCTGGGAAGTGTTCCACATGATCAAGGGACTGCCCGACCTGGTTTTCACCGAAGAGGTCAAGGGTGAGCTGTTGCGCACGGAGAAAGCCAAGCTGGCCTTGCTTTGGCTGGCGGTTTCCCTGGCGCTGATCCTCGGCTTTCACATCCAGCTTTCCATTGCGTTGCTCACGGGCGCGTTGGGCATGGTGCTGACCAGAGTCCTTACCATTGACGAGGCCTATCAGTCCGTGGACTGGATGACCGTGTTTCTGCTCGGCGGACTCATTCCCCTGGGCATGGCCTTTGAGAACACCGGAGCCGCAAAATATATTGCGGATTCCATCATGGCGACCCTGGGGACACCGACCCCCGTGGTTCTGCTTACGGTCATTGGCATCCTGACCTCCTTCTTCACCCTGGTGGCCTCCAACGTGGGCGCGACGGTTTTACTGGTTCCGCTGTCCATGAACATGGCCCTGGGGGCCGGAGTGGATCCGCGGGTGGCCGCCTTGACTGTGGCCGTGGCCGCGTCCAACACCTTTGTATTGCCCACCCACCAGGTCAACGCGCTGATCATGCGTCCCGGAGGGTATCGGACCATTGACTATGTGCGGAGCGGCGTCGGCATGACCGTAATCTACATGGTCGTCATGATCGCCGCACTGATGCTGTTCTACTAA